The following proteins come from a genomic window of Micromonospora echinofusca:
- a CDS encoding glycoside hydrolase family 2 protein yields MTRQALHEGWTLRAVPGPQVPAAIAGRAVPATVPGCVHTDLLAAGLIPDPYLDDNEKGLAWIGRTDWVYETTFDHQPGGDERVDLVCAGLDTVATLTLNGAEVGRAENMHRGHRFDVRSRLVVGSNTLAVRFDSAYRYAEAQRDRLGDRPNAYPEPFPFIRKMACNFGWDWGPTLVTAGIWQEIGLHAWSTARLAVVRPLVTVEAGDGRVELHVEVERVGDAPLAVRATVAGVTAEASIPAGERTAVLTLTVRDPALWWPRGYGEQPLHPLEVTLHDADAFPLDTWTRRIGFRSVRLDTTPDAHGTPFALHVNDTPVFVRGVNWIPDDAFPTRITRDRLAHRFRQAADANVNLLRVWGGGRYESDDFYDLADEAGLLVQQDFLFACAAYPEEEPLGAEVAAEAAEQVVRLASHASLVLWTGNNENIWGWHDWDWQEPLAGRSWGRGYYLDLLPRIVGELDPTRPYWPGSPWSGSEQIHPNDPAHGTTHIWDVWNTDDYTKYREYVPRFVAEFGYQAPPAYATLRRALSDDPLAPDSPGMAHHQKAIDGDAKLRRGLDAHLPAPADFDDWHWLTQLNQARAIQLAVEHFRSHRDVCAGTIVWQLNDCWPVTSWSAVDGDGRRKPLWYALRRAYADRLLTVQPRAGGLALVAVNDGPVPWRAGASVTRLTLAGEPRAKTTLELDVAAYARIELALPAELARPEEARRELLVAEAGDTAGRALWFFAEDRDAHWPAAGYDASVEPVDGGQRVRVTARTVLRDVTLFPDRLDPATEVDDALVTLLPGETATFTVSTGVPLDPAALTTRPVLRCVNDTVAD; encoded by the coding sequence GTGACCCGGCAAGCGTTGCACGAGGGCTGGACCCTGCGGGCGGTACCGGGGCCGCAGGTGCCGGCCGCGATCGCGGGGCGCGCGGTGCCGGCGACCGTACCCGGCTGCGTGCACACCGACCTGCTCGCCGCCGGCCTGATCCCCGACCCGTACCTGGACGACAACGAGAAGGGCCTGGCCTGGATCGGCCGGACCGACTGGGTCTACGAGACCACCTTCGACCATCAGCCGGGCGGTGACGAGCGGGTCGACCTGGTCTGCGCCGGCCTCGACACCGTCGCCACGCTCACCCTCAACGGCGCCGAGGTCGGCCGCGCCGAGAACATGCACCGTGGCCACCGCTTCGACGTCCGGTCGCGGCTGGTCGTCGGGTCCAACACCCTCGCCGTACGCTTCGACTCCGCCTACCGCTACGCCGAGGCGCAGCGGGACCGGCTCGGGGACCGGCCGAACGCCTACCCGGAGCCGTTCCCGTTCATCCGCAAGATGGCCTGCAACTTCGGCTGGGACTGGGGGCCGACCCTGGTCACCGCCGGCATCTGGCAGGAGATCGGGCTGCACGCCTGGTCGACGGCGCGGCTGGCCGTCGTACGTCCCCTGGTGACCGTCGAGGCCGGCGACGGCCGGGTGGAGCTGCACGTCGAGGTCGAGCGGGTTGGGGACGCGCCGCTCGCCGTGCGGGCCACCGTCGCCGGCGTCACGGCCGAGGCCAGCATCCCGGCCGGCGAACGCACGGCCGTGCTGACCCTCACCGTCCGCGACCCGGCGCTGTGGTGGCCCAGGGGGTACGGCGAGCAGCCGCTGCACCCGCTGGAGGTGACGCTGCACGACGCCGACGCGTTCCCGCTCGACACGTGGACGCGCCGGATCGGGTTCCGCTCCGTACGCCTCGACACCACCCCCGACGCGCACGGCACCCCGTTCGCCCTGCACGTCAACGACACCCCGGTCTTCGTCCGGGGGGTCAACTGGATCCCCGACGACGCGTTCCCCACCCGGATCACCCGGGACCGGCTGGCGCACCGGTTCCGGCAGGCCGCCGACGCGAACGTCAACCTGCTGCGCGTCTGGGGCGGCGGCCGGTACGAGTCGGACGACTTCTACGACCTCGCCGACGAGGCGGGACTGCTCGTGCAGCAGGACTTCCTCTTCGCCTGCGCCGCCTACCCGGAGGAGGAGCCGTTGGGCGCCGAGGTGGCCGCCGAGGCCGCCGAGCAGGTGGTGCGGCTCGCGTCGCACGCGTCGCTGGTGCTCTGGACCGGCAACAACGAGAACATCTGGGGCTGGCACGACTGGGACTGGCAGGAGCCCCTCGCCGGGCGCAGCTGGGGGCGCGGCTACTACCTCGACCTGCTGCCCCGGATCGTCGGCGAGCTGGACCCGACGCGGCCGTACTGGCCGGGCAGCCCGTGGTCGGGCAGCGAGCAGATCCACCCCAACGACCCGGCGCACGGCACCACGCACATCTGGGACGTCTGGAACACCGACGACTACACGAAGTACCGCGAGTACGTGCCGCGCTTCGTCGCCGAGTTCGGCTACCAGGCCCCGCCCGCGTACGCGACGCTGCGCCGGGCGCTGTCGGACGATCCCCTCGCACCCGACTCGCCCGGCATGGCGCACCACCAGAAGGCGATCGACGGCGACGCCAAGCTCCGGCGGGGGCTCGACGCGCACCTGCCCGCGCCGGCGGACTTCGACGACTGGCACTGGCTGACCCAGCTCAACCAGGCGCGGGCGATCCAGCTTGCCGTCGAGCACTTCCGCTCCCACCGGGACGTCTGCGCCGGCACGATCGTCTGGCAGCTCAACGACTGCTGGCCGGTGACCTCGTGGTCGGCCGTCGACGGCGACGGCCGCCGCAAGCCCCTGTGGTACGCGCTGCGCCGGGCGTACGCCGACCGGCTGCTGACCGTCCAGCCCCGCGCGGGCGGCCTGGCCCTGGTCGCCGTCAACGACGGGCCGGTGCCGTGGCGGGCGGGCGCGTCGGTGACCCGGCTGACCCTGGCCGGGGAGCCACGGGCGAAGACGACGCTGGAGCTGGACGTCGCCGCGTACGCCAGGATCGAGCTGGCGCTGCCGGCGGAGCTGGCGCGGCCGGAGGAGGCCCGGCGCGAGCTGCTGGTGGCCGAGGCGGGCGATACGGCCGGGCGGGCGTTGTGGTTCTTCGCCGAGGACCGCGACGCGCACTGGCCGGCGGCCGGGTACGACGCGTCGGTCGAGCCGGTCGACGGCGGCCAGCGGGTCCGGGTCACCGCCCGCACGGTCCTGCGCGACGTGACGCTCTTCCCGGACCGCCTCGACCCGGCGACCGAGGTCGACGACGCGCTGGTCACCCTGCTACCGGGGGAGACGGCGACCTTCACGGTGAGCACCGGCGTCCCATTGGACCCGGCGGCCCTGACCACCCGCCCCGTCCTGCGCTGCGTCAACGACACCGTCGCCGACTGA
- a CDS encoding ABC transporter substrate-binding protein has product MRRSLTHWARVAAVGAVSLVMVAACSGNSGGGGDSRAGGPVTLKINFWGDFGLDELKAKYEDANPNVKISLNTGEYNAQHEDLQKKLVAGSGAPDIAAVDEGFVVQFRGQADKFVNLLDKGAGTYEQKYLPWKWKQTLTPDGKAQIGLGTDVGGLAMCYRTDLFAAAGLPTARDQVSALWPTWERFIEVGQQYTARSGKKFIDSGTNVFNPVLGQQPVGFYDESETLKMDGGPKVAFDVAARTIAADLSANLTAFSPEWNSGFVKGNFAVLACPAWMQGHIKNTAPGTSGKWDVAAIPGGGGNWGGSFLTIPKQGRNVDEAYKFVEWLIQPEQQVEIFKKVGNLPSQPALYQDPAIRDFTNPFFNDAPVGQIFSKTAENLTPQYLGRRNGPTRVAVENVLNRLATGNLKGKPDQAWTEAVKEAEKAAKS; this is encoded by the coding sequence ATGAGACGGTCCCTGACGCACTGGGCCAGGGTGGCCGCCGTCGGCGCGGTCAGCCTGGTCATGGTCGCGGCGTGCAGCGGCAACAGCGGGGGTGGCGGCGACTCCCGGGCGGGCGGGCCCGTCACCCTCAAAATCAACTTCTGGGGCGACTTCGGGCTCGACGAGCTCAAGGCGAAGTACGAGGACGCGAACCCGAACGTCAAGATCAGCCTGAACACCGGCGAGTACAACGCCCAGCACGAGGACCTGCAGAAGAAGCTCGTCGCCGGCTCCGGCGCGCCGGACATCGCCGCCGTCGACGAGGGCTTCGTCGTTCAGTTCCGTGGCCAGGCCGACAAGTTCGTCAACCTGCTCGACAAGGGCGCCGGCACGTACGAGCAGAAGTACCTGCCGTGGAAGTGGAAGCAGACCCTGACACCCGACGGCAAGGCCCAGATCGGCCTCGGCACCGACGTCGGCGGCCTGGCCATGTGCTACCGCACCGACCTGTTCGCCGCAGCCGGCCTGCCCACCGCACGCGACCAGGTCTCCGCGCTCTGGCCCACCTGGGAGAGGTTCATCGAGGTCGGTCAGCAGTACACGGCCCGCAGCGGCAAGAAGTTCATCGACTCCGGCACCAACGTCTTCAACCCCGTCCTCGGCCAGCAGCCCGTCGGCTTCTACGACGAGAGCGAGACCCTGAAGATGGACGGCGGCCCGAAGGTCGCCTTCGACGTCGCGGCCCGGACCATCGCCGCCGACCTCTCGGCCAACCTCACCGCGTTCTCCCCCGAGTGGAACAGCGGCTTCGTCAAGGGCAACTTCGCCGTGCTCGCCTGCCCGGCCTGGATGCAGGGGCACATCAAGAACACCGCCCCCGGCACCAGCGGCAAGTGGGACGTGGCCGCCATCCCCGGCGGGGGCGGCAACTGGGGCGGCTCCTTCCTGACCATCCCCAAGCAGGGCAGGAACGTCGACGAGGCGTACAAGTTCGTCGAGTGGCTGATCCAGCCCGAGCAGCAGGTCGAGATCTTCAAGAAGGTCGGCAACCTGCCCTCCCAGCCGGCGCTCTACCAGGACCCGGCGATCAGGGACTTCACCAACCCCTTCTTCAACGACGCCCCGGTGGGGCAGATCTTCTCGAAGACGGCCGAGAACCTGACCCCGCAGTACCTCGGCCGGCGCAACGGCCCCACCCGGGTGGCGGTGGAGAACGTCCTCAACCGGCTGGCCACCGGAAACCTGAAGGGCAAGCCCGACCAGGCGTGGACCGAGGCGGTCAAGGAGGCCGAGAAGGCCGCCAAGTCCTGA
- a CDS encoding carbohydrate binding domain-containing protein, translating to MHPRTGRRRLIAAALAAGLAVGLAPLGTASAANTVTVYYRPTATWTGQVNIHYAPDGGAWTAVPGVAMEAACAGWRRRTVDAGTATGLQVVFNHNGTTWDNNRGANYRTGTGTVTVADGVVGTADPCAGSPAPTPSDPSTGRTADVWYHLGTRGWATANIHHQVAGGAWTTVPGVPMDAGCAGWARRIVDLGTAGTLRAAFNDGAGAWDNNNGADYTLGAGLSTVKAGVVTPGATSPCAPGTPDTTAPSVPTGLGATANGLRVAVTWAASTDDRAVTGYRLTRTGGPQGTTTVSTAATGHVDAALSPHTRYEYTVRAYDAAGNTSPASAPVAVTTGATAPPPAAGTPLGGDPREDSIYFVMTARFADGDATNNRGGSQHVKSGNAANDDPMFRGDFKGLIDKLDYVKGLGFSALWITPVVLNRSDYDFHGYHGWDFQRVDPRLESPGASYQDLINAAHAKGIKVFQDVVYNHSSRWGAKGLFTPTVHGTRDEQWKWMYSRQEAGREYDPTVEHPGTDPELTPAQNALAKGRPYNGDVWSGAAPAGNQCPRWGAPAGTSPEGFRLYECQWPTPTSKLFPADLYHQCWIGNWEGEDARSCWLHEDLADLNTENATVQKYLIDAYNKFIDMGVDGFRIDTAVHIPRVTWNRRFLPAIQQHALATHGESGRDFYVFGEVAAFVNDKWNRGSVNHSAQFFTWKERKEYGPDDVRAAIEQYDHEQLLGPNGQPTSDNAFLRGNTYHAPDHSKFSGMNVIDMRMHMNFGDANNAFGNGKDSDDSYNDATYNVVYVDSHDYGPNKSNTRYTGGTDAWAENMSLMWTFRGIPTLYYGSEIEFQKGAKIDCGPTCPLATTGRAYYGDHLAGTVTATDFGRVGSATGPVASTLDKPLVKHVQRLNQIRRAVPALQKGQYSTEGISGSSMAYKRRFTAGGVDSFALVTVSGSATFTGVPNGRYTDAVTGDVRTVTNGTLTATVSGKGNLRVYVLDLPGNPAPGKVGDTGPYLR from the coding sequence ATGCACCCCCGCACCGGACGACGACGGCTGATCGCGGCGGCGCTGGCCGCCGGGCTCGCCGTCGGACTGGCCCCACTGGGCACGGCCTCCGCCGCGAACACCGTGACCGTCTACTACCGACCCACCGCCACCTGGACCGGCCAGGTCAACATCCACTACGCGCCCGACGGCGGCGCGTGGACGGCCGTACCCGGGGTGGCGATGGAGGCGGCGTGCGCCGGCTGGCGCAGACGCACCGTCGACGCCGGCACCGCCACCGGCCTCCAGGTGGTGTTCAACCACAACGGCACGACCTGGGACAACAACCGGGGCGCGAACTACCGCACCGGCACCGGGACGGTGACCGTCGCGGACGGCGTGGTCGGCACGGCCGACCCCTGCGCCGGCTCCCCCGCGCCCACCCCGTCGGACCCGTCGACCGGCCGGACGGCCGACGTCTGGTACCACCTCGGGACGCGGGGCTGGGCCACCGCCAACATCCACCACCAGGTCGCCGGCGGCGCCTGGACCACCGTTCCCGGCGTACCGATGGACGCGGGCTGCGCCGGGTGGGCCCGCCGGATCGTCGACCTCGGCACCGCCGGCACGCTGCGGGCGGCGTTCAACGACGGCGCCGGCGCCTGGGACAACAACAACGGCGCGGACTACACCCTGGGCGCCGGTTTGAGCACCGTCAAGGCGGGGGTGGTGACCCCCGGCGCGACGTCGCCGTGCGCGCCCGGCACGCCGGACACCACGGCGCCGTCCGTACCCACCGGCCTTGGCGCGACCGCGAACGGGCTGCGGGTCGCGGTGACCTGGGCGGCGTCCACCGACGACCGGGCGGTGACCGGCTACCGGCTCACCCGCACCGGCGGGCCGCAGGGCACCACCACGGTGAGCACCGCCGCCACCGGTCACGTCGACGCCGCCCTGAGCCCGCACACCCGCTACGAGTACACCGTCCGGGCGTACGACGCGGCCGGCAACACCTCACCGGCCAGCGCCCCCGTAGCGGTCACCACCGGGGCCACCGCGCCCCCGCCGGCCGCCGGCACCCCGCTCGGCGGCGACCCCCGCGAGGACAGCATCTACTTCGTCATGACCGCCCGGTTCGCCGACGGCGACGCCACCAACAACCGGGGCGGCAGCCAGCACGTGAAGTCGGGCAACGCGGCCAACGACGACCCGATGTTCCGCGGCGACTTCAAGGGCCTCATCGACAAGCTGGACTACGTCAAGGGCCTCGGCTTCTCCGCTCTCTGGATCACCCCGGTCGTGCTGAACCGCTCCGACTACGACTTCCACGGCTACCACGGCTGGGACTTCCAGCGGGTCGACCCCCGGCTGGAGAGCCCCGGCGCGAGCTACCAGGACCTGATCAACGCCGCGCACGCCAAGGGCATCAAGGTCTTCCAGGACGTGGTCTACAACCACAGCTCCCGCTGGGGCGCCAAGGGGCTGTTCACCCCGACCGTCCACGGCACCCGCGACGAGCAGTGGAAGTGGATGTACAGCCGGCAGGAGGCGGGCCGCGAGTACGACCCGACGGTCGAGCACCCCGGCACCGACCCGGAACTGACCCCGGCGCAGAACGCCCTCGCCAAGGGCCGGCCCTACAACGGGGACGTCTGGTCGGGCGCCGCCCCGGCCGGCAACCAGTGCCCGCGCTGGGGCGCCCCGGCCGGTACCAGCCCCGAGGGCTTCCGCCTCTACGAGTGCCAGTGGCCCACCCCGACCAGCAAACTGTTCCCCGCCGACCTCTACCACCAGTGCTGGATCGGCAACTGGGAGGGCGAGGACGCGCGCAGCTGCTGGCTGCACGAGGACCTGGCCGACCTCAACACCGAGAACGCCACCGTGCAGAAGTACCTGATCGACGCGTACAACAAGTTCATCGACATGGGCGTGGACGGCTTCCGCATCGACACCGCCGTACACATCCCCCGGGTCACCTGGAACCGGCGGTTCCTGCCGGCCATCCAGCAGCACGCGCTCGCCACGCACGGCGAGTCCGGCCGCGACTTCTACGTCTTCGGCGAGGTCGCCGCGTTCGTCAACGACAAGTGGAACCGGGGCTCGGTCAACCACTCGGCGCAGTTCTTCACCTGGAAGGAACGCAAGGAGTACGGCCCCGACGACGTGCGCGCCGCGATCGAGCAGTACGACCACGAGCAGCTGCTCGGCCCGAATGGCCAGCCCACCAGCGACAACGCGTTCCTGCGCGGCAACACGTACCACGCGCCGGACCACTCGAAGTTCTCCGGCATGAACGTCATCGACATGCGGATGCACATGAACTTCGGCGACGCGAACAACGCCTTCGGCAACGGCAAGGACTCCGACGACAGCTACAACGACGCGACCTACAACGTCGTGTACGTCGACAGCCACGACTACGGCCCGAACAAGTCGAACACCCGCTACACCGGCGGTACCGACGCCTGGGCGGAGAACATGAGCCTGATGTGGACGTTCCGGGGGATCCCGACGCTCTACTACGGCTCGGAGATCGAGTTCCAGAAGGGCGCGAAGATCGACTGTGGGCCGACGTGCCCGCTGGCCACCACCGGACGCGCCTACTACGGCGACCACCTGGCGGGCACGGTCACCGCGACGGACTTCGGCCGGGTCGGATCCGCCACCGGGCCCGTGGCCAGCACCCTCGACAAGCCGCTGGTCAAGCACGTGCAGCGGCTCAACCAGATCCGCCGGGCGGTGCCGGCCCTACAGAAGGGGCAGTACTCCACCGAGGGGATCAGCGGCAGCTCGATGGCGTACAAACGGCGCTTCACGGCCGGCGGGGTGGACAGCTTCGCGCTGGTCACGGTCTCCGGCAGCGCGACCTTCACCGGCGTGCCCAACGGCCGGTACACCGACGCGGTGACCGGTGACGTCCGTACGGTCACCAACGGGACGCTGACGGCGACCGTCAGCGGCAAGGGCAACCTGCGCGTGTACGTGCTGGACCTGCCCGGCAACCCGGCGCCGGGCAAGGTCGGCGACACCGGCCCCTACCTGCGGTGA
- a CDS encoding LacI family DNA-binding transcriptional regulator: MKRPTIADVARRAGVSKGAVSYALNGQPGVSEATRQRILAIAAEIGFSPSRAARSLSGATADAVGLTLCRPARTLGIEPFFMELISGVEAELSARSYALTLQVVADQEAEVAVHRRWWGERRVDGVLVCDLRADDRRVPVLEELGLPAVVIGGPGGTGGLASVWSDDAAALVETVEYLFALGHRRIARVGGLPALLHTEIRTEAFTGVCRRLGLADAVTVPADYTGEEGARATRRLLSSAGRPTAVIYDNDVMAIAGLSVAQEMGLAVPGDLSIVAWDDSPLCQLVHPPLTALGRDIPAYGAHAARQLLAVIGGAPAERVQDETAHLTPRGSTAPPRAS, from the coding sequence GTGAAGCGACCCACGATCGCCGACGTCGCCCGACGCGCCGGGGTGTCCAAGGGGGCGGTGTCCTACGCGCTGAACGGGCAGCCCGGGGTCTCCGAGGCCACCCGGCAACGGATCCTCGCCATCGCCGCCGAGATCGGCTTCAGCCCGAGCCGCGCCGCCCGCTCCCTCTCCGGCGCCACCGCCGACGCGGTCGGCCTCACCCTCTGCCGCCCGGCCCGCACGCTCGGCATCGAGCCGTTCTTCATGGAGCTGATCAGCGGCGTGGAGGCCGAACTCTCCGCCCGGTCGTACGCCCTCACCCTCCAGGTGGTGGCCGACCAGGAGGCGGAGGTCGCGGTCCACCGGCGGTGGTGGGGCGAGCGGCGGGTCGACGGCGTGCTCGTCTGCGACCTGCGCGCCGACGACCGCCGGGTGCCGGTGCTGGAGGAACTGGGCCTGCCCGCGGTGGTGATCGGCGGCCCGGGTGGCACCGGCGGGCTGGCCAGCGTCTGGTCCGACGACGCGGCGGCGCTGGTCGAGACCGTGGAATACCTGTTCGCCCTCGGCCACCGCCGGATCGCCCGCGTCGGCGGCCTGCCCGCCCTGCTGCACACCGAGATCCGCACCGAGGCGTTCACCGGGGTGTGCCGGCGGCTCGGCCTGGCCGACGCGGTCACCGTGCCCGCCGACTACACCGGCGAGGAGGGGGCGCGCGCGACCCGGCGCCTGCTCAGCTCGGCCGGCCGCCCCACCGCCGTGATCTACGACAACGACGTGATGGCGATAGCGGGACTGTCGGTGGCCCAGGAGATGGGCCTCGCCGTGCCGGGCGACCTGTCCATCGTGGCCTGGGACGACTCGCCGCTCTGCCAACTGGTGCATCCGCCGCTGACGGCGCTCGGCCGGGACATCCCGGCGTACGGCGCGCACGCCGCCCGGCAACTGCTCGCGGTGATCGGGGGCGCGCCGGCCGAGCGGGTCCAGGACGAGACGGCCCACCTGACGCCCCGGGGCAGTACGGCCCCGCCGCGCGCGAGCTGA
- a CDS encoding carbohydrate ABC transporter permease gives MTGRAPQHLPGTVWTYLFLSVVIAFSAFPLYWMFVIATNTDEALAKIPPQVLPGGQLATNLREVFSMQDVFFLQSLGNSVIVSSVVTASVLFFCSLAGFAFAKLRFKGRNALMVMVVLTMTVPNQLGVVALYILMGRMPGEGGWNGTLLAVIVPGLVSAFGVFYMRQFILDAVPDELVEAARMDGASTMRIFWSVVVPAVRPAMAVLGLLTFVATWNEFQWPLITLGGTDYPTSMVALSDLASGNYVLYRRVLAGALVATLPLLVMLFIGGRQIVRGIMEGAVKS, from the coding sequence CTGACGGGCCGGGCGCCGCAGCACCTGCCCGGCACCGTCTGGACCTACCTGTTCCTGAGCGTCGTGATCGCGTTCTCGGCGTTCCCGCTCTACTGGATGTTCGTGATCGCCACGAACACCGACGAGGCGCTGGCGAAGATCCCGCCGCAGGTGCTGCCCGGCGGGCAGTTGGCCACCAACCTGCGGGAGGTCTTCTCCATGCAGGACGTGTTCTTCCTCCAGTCCCTCGGCAACAGCGTGATCGTGTCGTCCGTGGTGACGGCGTCCGTGCTCTTCTTCTGCTCGCTGGCCGGCTTCGCCTTCGCCAAGCTGCGGTTCAAGGGGCGCAACGCGCTCATGGTCATGGTCGTCCTGACCATGACGGTGCCGAACCAGCTCGGCGTCGTCGCGCTCTACATCCTGATGGGCCGGATGCCCGGCGAGGGCGGCTGGAACGGCACCCTCCTCGCGGTGATCGTGCCCGGTCTGGTCAGCGCGTTCGGGGTCTTCTACATGCGGCAGTTCATCCTCGACGCGGTGCCCGACGAGCTGGTCGAGGCCGCGCGGATGGACGGCGCGAGCACCATGCGGATCTTCTGGAGCGTGGTGGTGCCGGCGGTGCGGCCCGCCATGGCGGTGCTCGGCCTGCTGACGTTCGTCGCCACCTGGAACGAGTTCCAGTGGCCGCTGATCACCCTCGGCGGCACCGACTACCCGACCTCGATGGTCGCGCTGTCCGACCTGGCCAGCGGCAACTACGTGCTGTACCGGCGGGTGCTGGCCGGCGCCCTGGTCGCCACCCTCCCGCTGCTGGTGATGCTCTTCATCGGCGGCCGTCAGATCGTCCGCGGAATCATGGAAGGTGCGGTGAAGTCGTGA
- a CDS encoding carbohydrate ABC transporter permease — protein sequence MSTPRADPATPRPGRDPGATASRRDRPHEPGPWRTRLHRFDVRYVPYLLIAPFFLLFAAFGLFPIVFNGVVALRHWRLDDPTLTGWAGLENFRRLFTDDDFFNALSNTFGIFLLSTVPQLLLALIVASLLNRKLRAQTWFRVGVLLPYITPVTASTLIFSVVFARDTGIANWALSLLGIGGTEPIDWRSAKWSSWVAIATMVNWKWIGYNALLYLAAMQSIPRDVYEAAAVDGAGPWRQLWRITVPMIRPVVIFTVVLSTIGGLQLFTEPMLFDANPALGLGGDDGQWQTVAQLIYKVGWRDLNLGYAAAMSWALFLVILLVAALNALLTNRLGGGNR from the coding sequence ATGTCCACCCCCCGTGCCGATCCCGCGACGCCCCGGCCCGGCCGGGACCCCGGCGCGACGGCCAGCCGCCGCGACCGCCCGCACGAGCCCGGCCCCTGGCGTACGCGGCTGCACCGCTTCGACGTGCGCTACGTGCCGTACCTGCTGATCGCCCCGTTCTTCCTGCTCTTCGCGGCCTTCGGGCTCTTCCCGATCGTCTTCAACGGCGTCGTCGCCCTGCGCCACTGGCGGCTCGACGACCCGACACTCACCGGCTGGGCCGGGCTGGAGAACTTCCGCCGCCTCTTCACCGACGACGACTTCTTCAACGCCCTCTCCAACACCTTCGGCATCTTCCTGCTCTCCACCGTGCCGCAACTGCTGCTGGCGCTGATCGTCGCGTCGCTGCTGAACCGCAAGCTGCGGGCCCAGACCTGGTTCCGGGTCGGGGTGCTGCTGCCGTACATCACCCCGGTGACCGCGTCGACGCTGATCTTCTCGGTGGTCTTCGCCCGCGACACCGGCATCGCCAACTGGGCCCTGTCGCTGCTCGGCATCGGCGGGACCGAGCCGATCGACTGGCGCTCCGCCAAGTGGTCCTCCTGGGTCGCCATCGCCACGATGGTCAACTGGAAGTGGATCGGCTACAACGCGCTGCTCTACCTGGCCGCCATGCAGTCCATCCCGCGCGACGTCTACGAGGCCGCCGCCGTCGACGGGGCCGGGCCGTGGCGTCAACTGTGGCGGATCACCGTGCCGATGATCCGGCCCGTGGTCATCTTCACCGTCGTGCTCTCCACCATCGGCGGCCTGCAACTGTTCACCGAGCCGATGCTCTTCGACGCCAACCCGGCGCTGGGGCTCGGCGGCGACGACGGGCAGTGGCAGACCGTCGCCCAGCTCATCTACAAGGTCGGCTGGCGGGACCTCAACCTCGGCTACGCCGCCGCCATGTCCTGGGCGCTGTTCCTGGTCATCCTGCTCGTCGCGGCGCTCAACGCCCTGCTCACCAACCGCCTGGGCGGAGGGAATCGGTGA